One stretch of Amycolatopsis sp. 195334CR DNA includes these proteins:
- a CDS encoding ATP-binding cassette domain-containing protein: MTVPILELKAVNKSFGPVHVLHDVDFSVRAGEVTALVGDNGAGKSTLVKSIAGIHPTDSGEVLFQGEPVSIKGPKDAAELGIEVVYQDLALADNLDIVQNMFLGRERGSGWLLDEASMEQAARETLASLSVRTVKSVRTPVSALSGGQRQTVAIAKSVLWDSKVVLLDEPTAALGVAQTRQVLDLVRRLAEQGLGVVLISHNMADVFEVADRIAVLYLGRLVADVHTKNVTHGQVVELITAGRSGDLGLARPEAAVL, encoded by the coding sequence ATGACAGTTCCGATTCTCGAACTCAAAGCGGTGAACAAGAGCTTCGGCCCGGTCCACGTCCTGCACGACGTGGACTTCTCGGTGCGGGCAGGCGAGGTCACCGCGCTGGTCGGCGACAACGGTGCGGGTAAGTCCACGCTGGTCAAGAGCATCGCCGGGATCCACCCGACCGACTCCGGGGAAGTGCTGTTCCAGGGCGAGCCGGTGAGCATCAAGGGCCCCAAGGACGCCGCCGAGCTCGGCATCGAGGTCGTCTACCAGGACCTCGCGCTGGCCGACAACCTCGACATCGTGCAGAACATGTTCCTCGGCCGCGAGCGCGGCAGCGGCTGGCTGCTCGACGAGGCCAGCATGGAGCAGGCCGCGCGCGAGACGCTGGCCTCGCTGTCGGTGCGCACGGTGAAGTCGGTGCGCACCCCGGTGTCCGCGCTGTCCGGCGGGCAGCGCCAGACCGTGGCCATCGCCAAGTCGGTGCTGTGGGACAGCAAGGTGGTGCTGCTCGACGAGCCGACCGCGGCGCTGGGCGTCGCGCAGACCCGCCAGGTGCTCGACCTGGTCCGCCGCCTCGCCGAGCAGGGCCTCGGTGTGGTGCTGATCAGCCACAACATGGCCGACGTGTTCGAGGTCGCCGACCGCATCGCGGTGCTCTACCTCGGCCGCCTCGTCGCCGACGTGCACACCAAGAACGTCACCCACGGGCAGGTGGTCGAACTGATCACCGCCGGTCGCTCCGGCGACCTCGGCCTGGCCCGTCCCGAAGCCGCAGTGCTGTAA
- a CDS encoding YihY/virulence factor BrkB family protein — translation MNTADPEPDADPDAERAPGPKPARKRPLRLIQRTLNKAWDGNIFSESAEAAFWQTLSLPPLLLGLLGSLGFIGDWFGQGVVTAVHDRIIAFCAQIFSSDVVTRIIEPTVNDILTIGKGEIVSIGFLISLWAGSSAMSSFVDAITVAHGQYGVRNEVWQRIFALLLYLVMLVFLVVGLPVIAIGPDLLPEFFPDSWQPTVRDLVGTLYFPVLGALLVLALATLYKLALPRKLPWHRGLPGAVLAMAIFLLSSVGLRIYISWITTTGYTYGALATPIAFLLFTFFIGLAVVGGAYFNSAIQELWPAKMTRRQRRKWRRLEMERASERLRTEEGRKLWERTTIPLRRPRKAEPEPEAEPRGDADEPAEHPARPAETPPSSQSRT, via the coding sequence ATGAACACAGCCGACCCCGAACCCGACGCAGACCCCGACGCCGAGCGGGCGCCGGGGCCCAAGCCTGCCCGCAAGCGCCCGCTGCGGTTGATCCAGCGCACGCTGAACAAGGCGTGGGACGGCAACATCTTCTCCGAGTCGGCCGAGGCCGCGTTCTGGCAGACGCTCTCGCTGCCACCGCTGCTGCTCGGGTTGCTCGGCAGCCTCGGCTTCATCGGCGACTGGTTCGGCCAGGGCGTGGTCACCGCCGTGCACGACCGGATCATCGCCTTCTGCGCGCAGATCTTCAGCTCCGACGTGGTCACCCGGATCATCGAGCCGACGGTCAACGACATCCTGACCATCGGCAAGGGCGAGATCGTCTCGATCGGCTTCCTGATCTCGCTGTGGGCCGGTTCCTCGGCGATGTCCTCCTTCGTCGACGCGATCACCGTGGCCCACGGCCAGTACGGCGTGCGCAACGAGGTCTGGCAGCGGATCTTCGCGCTGCTGCTGTACCTGGTGATGCTGGTCTTCCTGGTGGTCGGCCTGCCGGTGATCGCGATCGGGCCGGACCTGCTGCCGGAGTTCTTCCCGGACAGCTGGCAGCCGACCGTGCGGGACCTGGTCGGCACGCTGTACTTCCCGGTGCTCGGCGCGCTGCTGGTGCTCGCGCTGGCCACGCTGTACAAGCTGGCGCTGCCGCGCAAGCTGCCGTGGCACCGCGGCCTGCCGGGCGCGGTGCTGGCCATGGCGATCTTCCTGCTCTCCAGTGTGGGCCTGCGGATCTACATCTCCTGGATCACCACCACCGGCTACACCTACGGCGCGCTGGCCACGCCGATCGCCTTCCTGCTGTTCACCTTCTTCATCGGCCTCGCGGTGGTCGGCGGTGCCTACTTCAACAGCGCCATCCAGGAGCTGTGGCCGGCCAAGATGACCCGGCGCCAGCGGCGCAAGTGGCGGCGGCTGGAGATGGAACGGGCCAGCGAGCGGCTGCGCACCGAGGAGGGCCGCAAGCTCTGGGAACGCACCACCATCCCGCTGCGGCGCCCGCGGAAGGCCGAACCGGAGCCCGAAGCCGAGCCGCGCGGTGACGCGGACGAACCGGCCGAACACCCGGCGCGACCGGCTGAAACCCCGCCCTCATCCCAAAGTAGGACGTGA
- a CDS encoding sugar ABC transporter substrate-binding protein produces the protein MRRTKTLALFAAAASVTIALAGCGANSEAPPAGSSGTATAGQQPATGGAKVGVVLPETASSARWEGFDKPMIEEALRAAGLDPDVQNAQGDVQKFSTLADGMIAQGVKVLIIASINSEVGSAVATKARNAGIPTIDYDRLNLGGSSDYYVSFDNEKVGELQGQALADALKDKPAAQVIEIEGAPTDNNATLFYNGQQRVLGPLYTSGTLKLVQKQAIDNWDNQKGGSTFEQILTGNGGKVDGVVAANDGLAGAIITVLKKNGLNGTVPVTGQDATADGLKNILRGDQYMTVFKPIKEEAEAAAKLAAALAKGDKAAADAIATGTARDDKGGRDVKSVLLTPQTVLKADIKKVVDQGYVKASEICAGDLQPACTELGIQ, from the coding sequence ATGCGCAGGACAAAGACTCTTGCCCTCTTCGCCGCGGCGGCGAGCGTCACGATCGCACTCGCGGGCTGCGGGGCCAACTCCGAAGCCCCGCCGGCAGGCTCGAGCGGCACCGCCACCGCCGGGCAGCAGCCCGCCACCGGCGGCGCGAAGGTCGGCGTGGTGCTGCCGGAGACGGCGAGCTCGGCCCGCTGGGAAGGCTTCGACAAGCCGATGATCGAAGAGGCGCTCCGCGCCGCCGGTCTCGACCCCGACGTGCAGAACGCCCAGGGTGACGTGCAGAAGTTCAGCACGCTCGCCGACGGCATGATCGCCCAGGGCGTCAAGGTGCTGATCATCGCCTCGATCAACAGCGAGGTCGGCAGCGCGGTGGCGACCAAGGCGCGCAACGCCGGCATCCCCACCATCGACTACGACCGCCTCAACCTCGGCGGCTCCTCCGACTACTACGTCTCGTTCGACAACGAGAAGGTCGGCGAGCTGCAGGGCCAGGCGCTGGCCGACGCGCTCAAGGACAAGCCGGCCGCGCAGGTCATCGAGATCGAGGGCGCGCCGACGGACAACAACGCGACCCTGTTCTACAACGGCCAGCAGCGCGTGCTCGGCCCGCTGTACACCTCGGGCACGCTGAAGCTGGTCCAGAAGCAGGCCATCGACAACTGGGACAACCAGAAGGGTGGCTCGACCTTCGAGCAGATCCTCACCGGCAACGGCGGCAAGGTCGACGGCGTGGTCGCCGCGAACGACGGCCTGGCCGGCGCGATCATCACCGTGCTGAAGAAGAACGGCCTCAACGGCACCGTCCCGGTCACCGGCCAGGACGCCACCGCCGACGGACTGAAGAACATCCTCCGCGGTGACCAGTACATGACCGTGTTCAAGCCGATCAAGGAGGAGGCCGAGGCCGCCGCCAAGCTGGCCGCCGCGCTGGCCAAGGGCGACAAGGCCGCCGCCGACGCGATCGCCACCGGCACCGCCCGCGACGACAAGGGCGGCCGCGACGTCAAGTCGGTGCTGCTGACCCCGCAGACCGTGCTCAAGGCCGACATCAAGAAGGTCGTCGACCAGGGCTACGTCAAGGCGTCGGAGATCTGCGCCGGCGACCTGCAGCCCGCCTGCACCGAACTCGGCATCCAGTAG
- a CDS encoding ROK family transcriptional regulator produces the protein MTSTPVARPDEVRRHNRTTLLRLLHVGGPVTRAALATELGLNRSTIKTLVDSLAEAGVVEERVPRPGRGAGRPSLLVLPQPQAAVVLAVDIQVEHVALALVGFGGQILGRNSWNLRGRSREPDEVITHVIESAGMLAADLGVEPIGTGVSVPGVVRRSDGYVHQAPNLRWTDVALGERLGSVLRMPVVVGNDAELGAVAEHLRGVAKGSSDAVYVSADVGVGGGVIADGSSLRGAAGYIGELGHMVIRPGGRGCYCGSSGCWETEVGEAALRRALDVPEETPRGVLLVELRELEKDPERAGEKLGEFAEWLTLGLVNVVNLLGPQLVVLGELFGMLPEEIVRKVTAEVQRRSMVSRAVGGTRIVPSALGVDVKLLGAAEVAFESVLDTV, from the coding sequence GTGACCAGCACACCCGTTGCACGACCCGACGAGGTGCGCAGGCACAACCGCACGACCCTGCTGCGGTTGCTGCACGTGGGCGGCCCGGTCACCCGGGCCGCCCTGGCCACCGAACTGGGGCTCAACCGGAGCACCATCAAGACGCTGGTGGACAGCCTCGCCGAGGCCGGGGTGGTCGAGGAGCGGGTGCCGCGACCGGGGCGGGGGGCCGGGCGGCCCTCCCTGCTCGTGCTGCCGCAGCCGCAGGCCGCCGTGGTGCTCGCGGTGGACATCCAGGTCGAGCACGTGGCACTGGCACTGGTCGGCTTCGGCGGGCAGATCCTCGGCCGCAACAGCTGGAACCTGCGTGGCCGCTCGCGGGAACCGGACGAGGTGATCACGCACGTGATCGAGTCGGCGGGCATGCTCGCCGCCGATCTCGGCGTGGAACCGATCGGGACCGGCGTCTCGGTGCCCGGCGTGGTCCGGCGCTCGGACGGCTACGTGCACCAGGCACCCAACCTCCGCTGGACCGACGTGGCGCTGGGCGAGCGGCTCGGCTCGGTGCTGCGCATGCCGGTGGTCGTCGGGAACGACGCCGAGCTGGGTGCGGTCGCCGAGCACCTGCGCGGGGTGGCGAAGGGCTCGTCGGACGCGGTCTACGTCTCGGCGGACGTCGGGGTCGGCGGCGGCGTGATCGCCGACGGCTCCTCGTTGCGCGGGGCGGCCGGGTACATCGGCGAACTCGGGCACATGGTCATCCGGCCCGGCGGGCGCGGCTGCTACTGCGGCAGCAGCGGCTGCTGGGAGACCGAGGTGGGCGAGGCCGCGCTGCGGCGGGCGCTGGACGTGCCGGAGGAGACCCCGCGCGGGGTGCTGCTGGTGGAGCTGCGGGAGCTGGAGAAGGACCCGGAGCGGGCGGGCGAGAAGCTCGGCGAGTTCGCCGAGTGGCTGACGCTGGGCCTGGTCAACGTGGTGAACCTGCTCGGGCCGCAGCTGGTGGTGCTGGGTGAGCTGTTCGGCATGCTGCCGGAGGAGATCGTGCGCAAGGTCACCGCCGAGGTGCAGCGGCGGAGCATGGTCAGCCGCGCGGTCGGTGGCACCCGGATCGTGCCGTCCGCGCTGGGCGTCGACGTGAAGCTGCTGGGCGCCGCCGAAGTGGCCTTCGAGAGCGTCCTGGACACGGTGTGA
- a CDS encoding sugar ABC transporter permease yields the protein MTETPAKPAEPEVTGSGSAKAAISDFGIDTTSMSTAEAVRDYFSRLRAGQLGSLPALLGLVVLVAVFTGMSDVFLSLNNIANLLAQGAGQTIIAMGIVFVLLIGEIDLAAGTASGVTAAVMAMHYVENGNLLGGMGSTVFYIFVIVLGLGAALAIFLRIWAGAVLSVVAIAIALLGIAANPWVEMLLALCVGAAIGSITGFLVSKIGMPSFVVTLALFLAWQGVILQFIGDGGVLGISSSSVLDKVANGNLSTFGSWLLFFLGAGGFAAVTLGRHFTRLKRGLVTQPTPLVLFKVGGVALLAAVATYLLTLNRAPSPTIVISGVPYVVPIVLVLLTIGTYVLNRTRYGRHIYAVGGNAEAARRAGINVTKIRASVFVVSSAVAAVGAIVYSSKVGSVDPQAGGLNTLLFAVGAAVIGGTSLFGGKGRVFDAVIGGTVLAVVANGLGLLKQPAAVVSIVTGLVLLLAATVDALSRRRAAASPR from the coding sequence ATGACTGAGACCCCCGCCAAGCCGGCCGAGCCGGAGGTGACCGGCTCCGGGTCCGCCAAGGCCGCGATCTCCGACTTCGGGATCGACACCACCTCGATGTCCACCGCGGAGGCCGTCCGCGACTACTTCTCCCGGTTGCGCGCCGGGCAGCTCGGTTCGCTGCCCGCGTTGCTCGGACTGGTCGTCCTGGTCGCGGTGTTCACCGGGATGTCGGACGTGTTCCTCTCGCTGAACAACATCGCGAACCTGCTCGCACAGGGCGCCGGGCAGACGATCATCGCGATGGGCATCGTCTTCGTGCTGCTGATCGGCGAGATCGACCTGGCCGCGGGCACCGCGTCCGGGGTGACCGCCGCGGTGATGGCGATGCACTACGTGGAGAACGGCAACCTGCTCGGCGGCATGGGCTCCACGGTCTTCTACATCTTCGTCATCGTGCTCGGCCTCGGTGCCGCGCTGGCGATCTTCCTGCGGATCTGGGCCGGCGCCGTGCTCTCCGTGGTGGCCATCGCGATCGCGCTGCTCGGCATCGCCGCCAACCCCTGGGTGGAGATGCTGCTGGCGCTGTGCGTCGGCGCGGCGATCGGCTCGATCACCGGGTTCCTGGTGTCCAAGATCGGCATGCCGTCGTTCGTGGTGACGCTGGCGCTGTTCCTCGCCTGGCAGGGCGTCATCCTGCAGTTCATCGGCGACGGCGGCGTGCTCGGCATCAGCTCGTCGAGCGTGCTGGACAAGGTGGCCAACGGCAACCTGTCCACCTTCGGCAGCTGGCTGCTGTTCTTCCTCGGCGCCGGCGGGTTCGCCGCGGTGACCCTGGGCAGGCACTTCACCCGGCTCAAGCGCGGCCTGGTCACCCAGCCCACCCCGCTGGTGCTGTTCAAGGTCGGCGGCGTCGCCCTGCTCGCCGCGGTGGCCACCTACCTGCTCACGCTGAACCGCGCGCCCAGCCCGACCATCGTCATCTCGGGCGTGCCGTACGTGGTGCCGATCGTGCTGGTGCTGCTGACCATCGGCACCTACGTGCTCAACCGGACCCGCTACGGCCGCCACATCTACGCGGTCGGCGGCAACGCCGAGGCGGCGCGCCGCGCGGGCATCAACGTGACCAAGATCCGGGCGAGCGTTTTCGTGGTGTCCTCGGCGGTGGCCGCGGTCGGCGCGATCGTCTACTCGTCGAAGGTCGGTTCGGTGGATCCGCAGGCCGGTGGCCTGAACACGCTGCTGTTCGCGGTCGGCGCGGCGGTGATCGGCGGGACCTCGCTGTTCGGTGGCAAGGGCCGGGTCTTCGACGCGGTCATCGGTGGCACCGTGCTGGCCGTGGTGGCCAACGGCCTCGGCCTGCTCAAGCAGCCCGCCGCGGTGGTCTCCATCGTGACTGGGCTGGTGCTGCTGCTGGCGGCCACCGTGGACGCGCTTTCGCGGCGTCGCGCGGCGGCTTCGCCGCGCTGA
- a CDS encoding response regulator transcription factor — MGIRVLVADDHGAIRAGLVMILNNAEGIEVVGEAADGATAIRQATALRPDVTLMDVRMPGVDGIAATRELVAAELGQVLVLTTFDLDEYVFAALRAGAAGFLLKSVEAPRLVEAIRLVHAGEGVLAPQITRKLISAFATAEPPRPAGPPEPAGLAELTDREREVLACLGEGLSNAQIASRLYIGETTVKTHVSRVLTKLDLRSRVQAAILAQEAGVSR, encoded by the coding sequence ATGGGCATCCGCGTTCTCGTCGCCGACGACCACGGCGCCATCCGCGCCGGGCTGGTGATGATCCTGAACAACGCCGAGGGCATCGAGGTGGTCGGCGAGGCGGCCGACGGCGCCACCGCGATCCGCCAGGCCACGGCGCTGCGCCCGGACGTCACGCTGATGGACGTCCGCATGCCGGGCGTCGACGGCATCGCGGCCACCCGCGAGCTGGTCGCCGCGGAACTCGGCCAGGTGCTCGTGCTGACCACCTTCGACCTCGACGAGTACGTGTTCGCCGCGTTGCGCGCGGGCGCGGCGGGCTTCCTGCTCAAGTCGGTCGAAGCCCCGCGCCTGGTCGAGGCGATCCGGCTGGTGCACGCCGGGGAGGGCGTGCTCGCCCCGCAGATCACCCGCAAGCTGATCAGCGCGTTCGCCACCGCCGAGCCGCCGCGCCCGGCCGGGCCGCCGGAGCCGGCGGGACTGGCCGAGCTGACCGACCGCGAGCGCGAGGTGCTGGCCTGCCTCGGTGAGGGCCTGTCGAACGCGCAGATCGCGAGCAGGCTGTACATCGGTGAGACCACGGTGAAAACGCACGTGTCGCGGGTGCTGACGAAACTGGACCTGCGGTCGCGGGTGCAGGCGGCCATCCTGGCCCAGGAAGCGGGGGTGTCCCGGTGA
- a CDS encoding DEAD/DEAH box helicase, translated as MSETAQHDRAAAGFSAPPPGQDTTVRPLRAWQRRALTKYLTTKPKDFLAVATPGAGKTVFGLRIAAELLSDRTIEAVTIVTPTEHLKHQWAASAAAAGIAIDSNFRNTTGVTSSDYRGVAVTYAQVAAHPTMHRVRTENRKTLVILDEIHHGGDAKSWGDAVREAFTPAVRRLSLTGTPFRSDDSPIPFITYEPDGEGAMRSRADHAYGYSDALADGVVRPVVFLAYSGEASWRTSAGDEFTARLGEPLTAEQNARAWRTALDPSGEWVPAVLQAADTRLSQVRTSMPDAGGLVIATDQDSARAYAKILQRISGEAPAVVLSDDPKASARIGEFSESTDRWLVAVRMVSEGVDVPRLAVGVYATSASTPLFFAQAIGRFVRARRPGETASVFVPSVPVLLELASELEVQRDHVLGKPHREKDGWDDELLVAANRTEDEPGEEEKAFTSLGASAELDQVIYDGNSFGTAVFSGSDEEQEYLGLPGLLEPDQVRALLRKRQEEQLADDKRRKPKVEAPPPAPKPRTVAERLGALRKELNALVGMYHHRTGKSHGQIHNELRAACGGPPTAMATLEQLEERVVTLRSW; from the coding sequence TTGTCGGAGACGGCCCAGCACGATCGGGCGGCCGCCGGATTCAGCGCTCCGCCGCCCGGCCAGGACACCACCGTCCGGCCGCTGCGCGCCTGGCAGCGCCGCGCGCTGACCAAGTACCTGACGACCAAGCCCAAGGACTTCCTCGCGGTGGCGACGCCCGGCGCCGGGAAGACCGTCTTCGGCCTGCGCATCGCCGCCGAACTGCTGTCCGACCGCACCATCGAGGCGGTCACCATCGTCACGCCCACCGAGCACCTCAAGCACCAGTGGGCGGCCTCGGCCGCGGCGGCGGGCATCGCGATCGACAGCAACTTCCGCAACACCACCGGCGTGACCTCCTCGGACTACCGCGGGGTCGCGGTCACCTACGCGCAGGTCGCCGCGCACCCGACGATGCACCGGGTGCGCACCGAGAACCGCAAGACGCTGGTGATCCTGGACGAGATCCACCACGGCGGCGACGCCAAGTCGTGGGGTGACGCGGTGCGCGAGGCGTTCACGCCCGCGGTCCGGCGGCTTTCACTGACCGGGACACCGTTCCGCAGCGACGACTCGCCGATCCCGTTCATCACCTATGAGCCGGACGGCGAAGGCGCCATGCGCAGCCGCGCCGACCACGCCTACGGCTACTCCGACGCGCTCGCCGACGGCGTCGTGCGGCCGGTGGTCTTCCTCGCCTACTCGGGGGAGGCGTCGTGGCGCACGAGCGCGGGGGACGAGTTCACCGCGCGGCTCGGCGAGCCGCTGACCGCGGAGCAGAACGCCCGCGCCTGGCGCACCGCGCTCGACCCGTCCGGTGAGTGGGTGCCCGCGGTCCTGCAGGCCGCCGACACGCGGCTGAGCCAGGTCCGCACGAGCATGCCCGACGCCGGTGGCCTGGTCATCGCCACCGACCAGGACTCCGCCCGCGCGTACGCGAAGATCCTGCAGCGCATCTCGGGCGAGGCGCCCGCGGTGGTGCTGTCCGACGATCCGAAGGCGTCCGCGCGCATCGGCGAGTTCTCCGAGTCGACGGACCGCTGGCTGGTCGCGGTGCGCATGGTGTCCGAAGGCGTGGACGTGCCGCGGTTGGCGGTCGGGGTGTACGCGACGAGCGCTTCGACGCCGCTGTTCTTCGCGCAGGCGATCGGCCGGTTCGTGCGGGCGCGGCGGCCCGGTGAGACGGCGAGCGTTTTTGTGCCGAGCGTGCCGGTGCTGCTGGAGCTGGCGAGCGAGCTGGAGGTCCAGCGCGACCACGTGCTGGGCAAGCCGCACCGCGAGAAGGACGGCTGGGACGACGAGCTGCTGGTCGCCGCGAACCGCACCGAGGACGAGCCTGGTGAGGAGGAGAAGGCGTTCACGTCCCTGGGTGCCTCCGCCGAACTCGACCAGGTCATCTACGACGGCAACTCGTTCGGGACCGCGGTGTTCTCGGGATCGGACGAGGAGCAGGAGTACCTGGGTCTGCCGGGCCTGCTGGAGCCGGACCAGGTGCGCGCGCTGCTGCGCAAGCGCCAGGAAGAGCAACTCGCCGACGACAAGCGCCGCAAGCCCAAGGTGGAGGCCCCGCCCCCGGCACCCAAGCCGCGCACGGTGGCCGAGCGCCTGGGTGCGCTGCGGAAGGAACTGAACGCCCTGGTCGGCATGTACCACCACCGCACCGGGAAGTCCCACGGCCAGATCCACAACGAACTCCGCGCGGCCTGCGGTGGCCCGCCGACCGCGATGGCCACGCTGGAACAGCTGGAAGAACGCGTGGTCACGCTGCGCTCCTGGTAG
- a CDS encoding amidohydrolase, with protein sequence MNRFDTHHHLWSLAGIERGDYPWMPPDGPLREEYLPDRLAPELAAAGVTGTIVVQASPSVAETRYLLDLAANTGFILGVTGWLPLDQPDALPELAADPYFLGVRPMLQDLPDDDWIGRPEVRDGLRALAGAGVRFEALTFTRHLPTLYAVLSELPELTVVLDHLSKPAYDWEADAGWRTWLGRLAELPNTWCKLSGLLTEVEPSAASVERFVPYAAFAFERFGEDRVLFGSDWPVSRLRGEYGDVVRFTEELVSAAGLGDSAGFWRTNGERCYGVRVP encoded by the coding sequence GTGAACCGGTTCGACACGCACCACCACCTGTGGAGCCTGGCCGGCATCGAGCGCGGCGACTACCCGTGGATGCCGCCGGACGGGCCGCTGCGGGAGGAGTACCTGCCGGACCGGCTGGCCCCCGAACTGGCCGCGGCCGGTGTCACCGGCACCATCGTCGTGCAGGCGTCGCCGAGCGTCGCCGAGACCCGGTACCTGCTCGACCTGGCCGCGAACACCGGCTTCATCCTCGGCGTGACCGGCTGGCTCCCGCTCGACCAGCCGGACGCGCTGCCCGAACTGGCCGCCGACCCGTACTTCCTCGGCGTGCGCCCGATGCTGCAGGACCTGCCCGACGACGACTGGATCGGCAGGCCGGAGGTCCGCGACGGGCTGCGGGCGCTCGCCGGGGCCGGGGTCCGGTTCGAGGCGCTGACCTTCACCCGGCACCTGCCCACGCTGTACGCGGTGCTCAGCGAACTGCCCGAGCTGACCGTGGTGCTCGACCACCTGTCGAAACCCGCCTACGACTGGGAAGCCGACGCCGGCTGGCGCACCTGGCTGGGCAGGTTGGCCGAACTGCCGAACACCTGGTGCAAGCTGTCCGGTCTGCTCACCGAAGTGGAGCCGTCGGCGGCCTCGGTCGAGCGGTTCGTGCCGTACGCGGCGTTCGCCTTCGAGCGGTTCGGCGAGGACCGGGTGCTGTTCGGCAGCGACTGGCCGGTGAGCCGCCTGCGCGGCGAGTACGGCGACGTGGTCCGGTTCACCGAGGAGCTGGTGTCCGCGGCCGGTTTGGGCGATTCGGCCGGGTTCTGGCGGACCAACGGCGAGCGCTGCTACGGCGTCCGAGTCCCGTGA